In the Paralichthys olivaceus isolate ysfri-2021 chromosome 17, ASM2471397v2, whole genome shotgun sequence genome, one interval contains:
- the LOC109646733 gene encoding uncharacterized protein, whose product MVYSGSLVKSALVAILLVAVVQSGSTAQKLTTCCKTVDKTPILEPITGFLVQDVAPPCVKAVIFHTKSGHFCSYLNAPWVRTKIVDFLKARAQSTPTPTVSLLSIITSSASPSPSSAPSSAPSSAPLPSIFSTSETPADETLIEGSNE is encoded by the exons ATGGTCTACTCTGGAAGCCTGGTGAAAAGTGCGCTGGTCGCCATTCTCCTGGTAGCTGTGGTTCAGTCTGGATCGACTG CTCAGAAGCTGACAACCTGCTGTAAGACGGTCGACAAAACGCCGATTCTTGAGCCGATCACAGGATTCCTGGTGCAGGACGTGGCCCCCCCATGTGTCAAGGCTGTGAT CTTTCATACAAAGTCTGGTCACTTCTGCAGTTATCTCAACGCTCCGTGGGTTCGAACTAAGATTGTTGATTTCTT gAAAGCAAGGGCTCAGTCCACTCCGACACCCAcagtctccctcctctccatcatcACATCCAGTGcctccccttctccctcctctgctccctcctctgctccctcctctgctcctctcccctCCATCTTCTCCACATCTGAGACGCCTGCTGATGAAACCCTCATAGAAGGCAGCAACGAGTAG
- the LOC109644004 gene encoding vasoactive intestinal polypeptide receptor 2-like produces MSFTHRLVLLLLGLSFIHTVDGKFPNCQFHWEIQRAERECRTQLQLQHTASSTGCHGQWYKVTCWQSAAFGEVMTLPCPSALIHVFGKNGNLSRNCTERGWSDVYPVIFTACGSNSTDDPSELVFYRMVRILSTLGHSLSLITLLTSTVIICLFRRLHCMRNYIHLNLFVSFMLRAVAVLAKDTLLFSDDENTDCSTQPSLVGCKSSLVFFNYFVMANFFWLLVEGLYLHTLLLVIHTYSTPLSVYMLIGWGIPFVFMVAWIICRINLEDTGCWETNENPIPNRLMNWPIMASVIINFMLFISIIRILVQKLRCTDVGGNEQSQYRRLAKSTLLLIPLFGVNYMVFVYLMEPPNKNMNRIKIFFDLGLGSFQGLIVAVLYCFLNSEVQGELRRTWRGLSLKHCVGRDYRPHAAAVGRNGKESSAQFPRNSRAPSILQTETTML; encoded by the exons ATGTCCTTTACGCACCGGctcgtcctgctgctgctcggcctCAGCTTCATCCACACG GTTGACGGAAAGTTTCCTAACTGTCAGTTTCACTGGGAGATTCAGAGAGCGGAGAGGGAGTGTCGGACGcaactgcagctgcagcacacgGCCTCCagcacag gatgTCACGGTCAGTGGTACAAAGTCACTTGTTGGCAGAGCGCGGCGTTCGGCGAGGTGATGACCCTCCCCTGCCCCTCCGCCCTCATTCACGTCTTTGGAAAAAATG GAAACCTCAGCAGGAACTGCACAGAGCGAGGCTGGTCGGACGTCTACCCCGTCATCTTCACCGCCTGCGGCTCCAACAGCACGGACGATCCCAGTGAG CTGGTTTTCTACAGGATGGTGAGGATCCTGTCGACTCTGGGCCACAGCCTGTCGCTCATCACGCTGCTCACCAGCACCGTCATCATCTGTTTattcag gaggctCCACTGCATGAGGAACTACATCCATCTGAACTTGTTTGTGTCGTTCATGCTGCGGGCCGTGGCCGTGCTGGCCAAAGACACTCTGCTCTTCTCAGATGATGAAAACACCGACTGCAGCACGCAGCCGTCactg gTGGGCTGTAAATCCAGTCTGGTCTTCTTCAACTACTTCGTCATGGCGAACTTCTTCTGGCTGCTGGTGGAGGGTCTCTACCTGCACACGCTGCTGCTCGTCATCCACACCTACTCCACCCCGCTGTCCGTCTACATGCTCATCGGCTGGG gaaTCCCGTTCGTCTTCATGGTGGCGTGGATCATATGTCGGATCAATCTGGAGGACACGGG GTGCTGGGAGACGAATGAAAACCCGATCCCCAACAGACTCATGAACTGGCCCATCATGGCGTCTGTCATT ATCAACTTCATGTTGTTCATCAGCATCATTCGTATCCTGGTGCAGAAGCTGCGCTGCACGGACGTCGGAGGAAACGAGCAGTCGCAGTACAG ACGCCTGGCGAAGTCCACCCTGCTGCTGATCCCTCTGTTCGGGGTGAACTACATGGTGTTCGTCTACCTGATGGAGCCTCCGAACAAAAACATGAACCGCATCAAGATCTTCTTCGACCTCGGCCTCGGATCCTTCCAG GGTCTAATCGTGGCCGTCTTGTACTGTTTCCTCAACAGCGAG GTCCAGGGGGAGCTGAGGAGGACGTGGAGGGGGTTATCCCTCAAGCACTGCGTGGGGCGGGACTACAGGCCGCACGCCGCAGCGGTCGGCCGAAACGGCAAAGAGAGCTCCGCCCAGTTCCCCAGGAACTCCCGCGCTCCGTCCATCTTGCAGACCGAGACCACCATGCTCTGA